The Coffea eugenioides isolate CCC68of chromosome 8, Ceug_1.0, whole genome shotgun sequence genome has a segment encoding these proteins:
- the LOC113780773 gene encoding serine carboxypeptidase-like 17 translates to MDPTASWITRIMDMMRVISMTRLQWEIMSWSGVMGSHYARVVDALTHLVDPLIPLPQFLHDACNLHDTAPMGDHVMERCLILNLLLLFLLLINVADAQIIVKSLPGYPGALPFKLETGYVGVGENDSVQLFYYFIESERDVSMDPLVLWLTGGPGCSAFSGLVYEIGPLSFDDERYNGSLPSLHANPYAWTKIASIILLDLPVGTGFSYATTSQGYFSSDTKSTKDAYLFLQKWLLNHPRFMKNRLYIAGDSYAGKIVPMVVLEISNGNEAGLKPRMSVEGYMVGNPITDSRKDENWKVPYADRLGLISDEYYERAKSSCNGEYINPSPNNTECLFALHLIQEDDTYVLSRVWMNDPTVQEALQIREGTKEQWRRCNGSISYDMDVASVFDYHQVLIRKGYQALIYSGDHDMVVPYLGTLQWIRDLNLTVEDDWRPWFVNGQIAGYTLNYQFKEDVCCFTFATVKGAGHTAPEYKPKECFAMIDRWFTNYPL, encoded by the exons ATGGATCCCACAGCATCATGGATTACACGCATCATGGATATGATGCGTGTAATCTCCATGACACGGCTCCAATGGGAGATCATGTCATGGAGCGGTGTAATGGGGAGCCATTACGCCCGCGTTGTGGATGCCCTTACACACTTGGTGGATCCACTCATACCTTTACCCCAATTTCTCCATGATGCGTGTAATCTCCATGACACGGCTCCAATGGGAGATCATGTCATGGAGCGGT GCTTGATACTTAATttacttcttcttttccttctcttaATTAACGTTGCAGATGCACAAATCATTGTGAAGTCTCTGCCAGGTTACCCAGGAGCACTACCTTTCAAACTTGAAACTGG ATACGTTGGGGTGGGAGAAAATGATAGCGTGCAGCTGTTCTACTACTTCATCGAGTCGGAGAGAGATGTCAGCATGGACCCTCTCGTGCTTTGGCTCACCGGTGGCCCCGGTTGTTCTGCATTTTCCGGTCTTGTTTACGAAATCG GTCCTTTGTCCTTTGATGATGAACGTTACAATGGAAGCTTGCCTTCATTGCATGCAAATCCCTATGCATGGACAAAG ATTGCCAGCATTATCCTTTTGGACTTGCCTGTTGGTACCGGATTCTCGTATGCAACTACTTCTCAAGGTTACTTCTCCTCCGACACTAAATCAACAAAGGATGCTTACCTTTTCCTGCAAAAG TGGCTGTTAAATCACCCCAGATTCATGAAGAATCGCCTCTACATTGCTGGTGACTCCTACGCAGGGAAAATTGTTCCAATGGTTGTTTTAGAAATATCAAATG GTAATGAGGCTGGATTGAAGCCACGGATGTCAGTCGAG GGATACATGGTTGGCAACCCAATAACGGATTCTAGGAAGGATGAGAACTGGAAAGTCCCTTACGCTGATCGTCTGGGACTTATATCAGATGAGTATTACGAG CGGGCTAAAAGTAGCTGTAATGGGGAATACATCAATCCAAGCCCAAATAATACAGAATGCTTGTTTGCTCTTCACCTCATTCAAGAG GATGATACTTATGTCCTAAGCAGAGTTTGGATGAACGACCCAACGGTCCAAGAAGCTCTTCAAATTCGGGAA GGTACAAAAGAACAATGGAGAAGGTGCAACGGAAGCATATCTTATGATATGGATGTTGCAAGTGTGTTCGACTATCACCAGGTTCTTATTAGGAAAGGATATCAGGCATTAATATACAG TGGTGATCATGATATGGTGGTCCCTTACCTTGGAACACTTCAATGGATACGTGATCTCAATCTAACTGTTGAGGATGATTGGCGACCTTGGTTTGTCAATGGTCAAATTGCAGG CTACACACTGAATTACCAATTCAAAGAAGATGTATGCTGTTTCACATTTGCAACAGTAAAG gGTGCAGGTCACACTGCTCCAGAATACAAACCAAAAGAATGTTTTGCCATGATTGACCGGTGGTTCACTAATTATCCCTTATAG